A genomic stretch from Apium graveolens cultivar Ventura unplaced genomic scaffold, ASM990537v1 ctg7706, whole genome shotgun sequence includes:
- the LOC141704311 gene encoding uncharacterized protein LOC141704311 codes for MLESIETRKGLTHISDSASIIEQSTRTPKTQNPTTESHSIQITTIRLNGENFLRWSQSVRMYIRGRGKIGYLTGDKKEPDAKDATYSTWDAENSMVMTWLVNSMEEDISSNYMCYHTAKELWDNVNQMYSDLENQSQVYELTLKLGEIRQGEDNVTKYFNSLKRLWQDLDLYNNYEWKSPEDCNHYKKTVEDNRIFKFLIGLNVEFDEGRITARKVVA; via the coding sequence ATGTTGGAGTCAATAGAAACTAGAAAAGGCCTGACTCATATTTCTGATTCCGCAAGTATCATTGAGCAGTCCACAAGGACCCCTAAAACTCAAAACCCTACAACAGAATCTCACTCCATTCAGATCACTACTATACGACTGAATGGAGAAAACTTCCTACGCTGGTCTCAGTCTGTTCGCATGTACATCCGTGGCAGGGGTAAAATTGGTTACTTGACAGGGGATAAGAAAGAGCCTGATGCAAAAGATGCCACCTATTCAACGTGGGATGCAGAGAATTCTATGGTTATGACTTGGCTGGTGAATTCAATGGAGGAGGATATAAGTTCCAACTATATGTGCTACCACACAGCAAAGGAGCTTTGGGATAACGTCAATCAGATGTACTCTGATTTAGAAAATCAGTCTCAAGTGTATGAGCTGACTTTGAAGCTTGGAGAAATCCGCCAAGGTGAGGATAATGTTACTAAGTATTTTAATTCCTTAAAACGTCTTTGGCAAGATTTAGATCTATACAATAATTATGAGTGGAAATCTCCAGAGGATTGTAATCACTATAAGAAAACGGTGGAGGATAATCGTATTTTTAAGTTTCTCATTGGTCTTAATGTTGAGTTTGATGAAGGCAGGATAACTGCTAGGAAAGTCGTCGCCTAG
- the LOC141704323 gene encoding auxin-induced protein 6B-like, with protein MAIRMPLINQAKQILRRSSLTARHTSSTMSDVPKGYFAVYVGEQEKKRFVIPLSFLNKSSFQNLLSQAEEEYGFHHPNGGLTIPCREDIFLDLTSRLGGL; from the coding sequence ATGGCTATCCGTATGCCTCTTATTAACCAAGCTAAACAAATTCTTCGAAGATCTTCCTTAACTGCCAGGCACACAAGTTCTACAATGTCAGATGTACCAAAGGGTTATTTTGCAGTCTATGTTGGAGAACAAGAAAAGAAGCGATTCGTGATCCCTTTATCATTCTTAAATAAatcttcttttcagaacttgTTGAGTCAAGCAGAGGAAGAATATGGCTTTCATCATCCAAATGGTGGACTTACAATACCATGCAGAGAGGATATTTTTCTTGATCTCACTTCTCGCCTAGGGGGATTATGA
- the LOC141704312 gene encoding auxin-induced protein 6B-like has product MAIRMPLINQAKQILRRSSFSARHTDSKGSDVPKGYCAVYVGEQEKKRFVIPLSFLNISSFQNLLSQAEEEYGFHHPNGGLTIPCREDIFLDLTSRLGGL; this is encoded by the coding sequence ATGGCTATTCGTATGCCTCTTATTAATCAAGCTAAACAAATTCTTCGACGATCTTCCTTCAGTGCCAGGCACACAGATTCTAAAGGGTCAGATGTGCCAAAAGGTTATTGTGCAGTCTATGTTGGAGAACAAGAAAAAAAGCGATTTGTgattccattatcattcttaaacatttcttcttttcagaacttgTTAAGTCAAGCCGAGGAAGAATATGGTTTTCATCATCCAAATGGTGGACTTACAATACCATGCAGAGAGGATATATTCCTTGATCTCACTTCTCGTTTAGGGGGATTATGA
- the LOC141704321 gene encoding auxin-induced protein 6B-like, whose protein sequence is MAIRMPLINQAKQILRRSSFTARHTSSTMSDVPKGYFAVYVGEQERKRFVIPLSFLNKSSFQNLLSQAEEEYGFHHPNGGLTIPCREDIFLDLTSRLEGL, encoded by the coding sequence ATGGCTATCCGTATGCCTCTTATTAACCAAGCTAAACAAATTCTTCGACGGTCTTCCTTCACTGCCAGGCACACAAGTTCTACAATGTCAGATGTACCAAAGGGTTATTTTGCAGTCTATGTTGGAGAACAAGAAAGGAAGCGATTTGTGATCCCCTTATCATTCTTAAATAAatcttcttttcagaacttgTTGAGTCAAGCAGAGGAAGAATATGGCTTTCATCATCCAAATGGTGGACTTACAATACCATGCAGAGAGGATATTTTCCTTGATCTCACTTCTCGTTTAGAGGGATTATGA
- the LOC141704313 gene encoding uncharacterized protein LOC141704313 has protein sequence MVNGTTLSVSVSKLQCVSDYRSWKRSFEIQLSAKCKLVFLTGSIPRYASDVVQAAQWDTCNDLVVSWLHRNVADGIKQSILFINSASEPTRDLYALRQNNMKLNDYFSTLSSLWEDIESMNALPVITTVAADVTAFISAIDKYKAKSRLLQFLNGLDDMYVALRSQLLMQNPLPSVDVAFSTLQQEESQRDLFGSANQDAAAMYDRSQNEYKGPACQACGQKNHSGDKCWTVIGYPRWHRKYKPLTSKPQSIVTTPKQPKRTNLAVQESASPDVTLTTQQMQQLLKMLPPTAVSNNASLSITDDELENCFSGMVSCHMSTTDNTTWIVDSGARDHMTFSIDILSNVRAAPPDVIIKLPTGASAKITHIGNLILKSVLVLKKVLYVPQFQHNLMSIHRLSEDNNCVVHFYPKGCTIIDAATKRIQANGALQNVLYYLKDELVVITANSVSKQPISDYAL, from the exons ATGGTGAATGGCACGACATTATCTGTAAGTGTCTCCAAGCTACAATGTGTTTCAGACTATAGATCTTGGAAACGATCGTTTGAAATTCAACTCTCTGCTAAATGCAAGCTAGTGTTCTTGACTGGATCTATTCCCAGATATGCTTCTGATGTTGTTCAAGCGGCTCAATGGGACACCTGTAATGACCTTGTTGTTTCATGGTTGCATAGAAATGTTGCTGATGGTATTAAACAGTCCATCCTCTTCATAAACTCTGCATCTGAG CCCACTCGTGATCTGTATGCACTTAGACAAAACAATATGAAACTCAATGACTATTTCAGTACCTTGAGTAGCCTCTGGGAGGATATTGAGTCCATGAATGCACTCCCCGTGATTACCACTGTTGCTGCAGATGTTACAGCCTTTATTTCTGCTATTGATAAATATAAAGCTAAGTCAcgtcttcttcaattcttgaatgGTCTTGATGATATGTATGTTGCTCTTCGCTCTCAACTCTTAATGCAAAATCCCCTCCCTAGTGTTGATGTTGCATTTTCCACTTTGCAACAAGAAGAATCACAAAGGGACTTGTTTGGTTCAGCAAATCAAGATGCTGCTGCTATGTATGACAGATCTCAGAATGAATATAAAGGACCAGCTTGTCAGGCATGTGGGCAAAAGAATCACAGTGGGGATAAGTGTTGGACTGTGATTGGCTACCCACGTTGGCATCGAAAGTATAAACCCCTCACCTCAAAACCTCAGTCTATTGTTACTACTCCCAAGCAGCCTAAGCGTACTAACCTTGCTGTACAAGAGAGCGCTTCTCCTGATGTGACCTTGACAACTCAACAAATGCAGCAACTTTTGAAAATGTTACCTCCGACAGCTGTATCGAATAATGCTTCCTTGTCAATTACTGATGATGAGCTCGAAAACTGTTTCTCTGGAATGGTGTCTTGTCATATGTCTACGACTGATAACACAACCTGGATTGTTGACTCTGGTGCAAGAGACCACATGACCTTTAGCATTGATATACTGAGCAATGTTCGAGCAGCTCCTCCTGATGTAATTATTAAGCTGCCAACAGGGGCCAGTGCAAAGATTACTCATATTGGAAACTTAATACTGAAAAGTGTTCTTGTCTTGAAAAAGGTTCTTTATGTGCCTCAGTTTCAACATAATTTAATGTCTATTCATAGGCTATCTGAGGACAACAACTGTGTGGTCCATTTTTACCCAAAAGGATGCACCATTATTGATGCAGCAACAAAGCGAATACAGGCAAATGGTGCACTTCAAAATGTATTGTATTATCTCAAGGATGAGCTTGTTGTGATCACTGCTAACTCTGTCTCGAAGCAGCCAATATCAGACTATGCATTGTGA
- the LOC141704314 gene encoding uncharacterized protein LOC141704314 — MAYGPLSVSVSKLQCASDYRSWKRSFEIQLSAKCKLGFLTGSIPRYASDAVQAAQWDTCNDLVVSWLHRNVADGIKQSILFINSASEPTSDLYALRQNNMKLNDYFTTLSSLWEDIESMKALPVITTVAADVTAFISAIDKYKAKSRLL, encoded by the exons ATGGCGTATGGTCCTTTATCTGTAAGTGTCTCCAAGCTACAATGTGCTTCAGACTATAGATCTTGGAAACGATCGTTTGAAATTCAACTCTCTGCTAAATGCAAATTAGGGTTCTTGACTGGATCTATTCCCAGATATGCTTCTGATGCTGTTCAAGCGGCTCAATGGGACACCTGTAATGACCTTGTTGTGTCATGGTTGCATAGAAATGTTGCTGATGGTATTAAACAGTCCATCCTCTTCATAAACTCTGCATCGGAG CCCACTAGTGATCTATATGCACTTAGACAAAACAATATGAAACTCAATGACTATTTCACTACCTTGAGTAGCCTCTGGGAGGATATTGAGTCCATGAAAGCACTCCCAGTGATTACCACTGTTGCTGCAGACGTTACAGCCTTTATTTCTGCTATTGATAAATATAAAGCTAAGTCACgtcttctttaa